In one window of Armatimonadota bacterium DNA:
- a CDS encoding sulfatase, which translates to MNKRVFAASLVVLGLLAVGSDRYLRWSSRPLPRPMRFVLIVVDSLRADHLGCYGHTGNLTPNMDALAERSLRFDNAIAAGPSTLISNRALLTGLHPDRVIDRENEGLRASAVSLAERFAASGYQTAAFSTHPHITNRFGFAQGFQSFVFRGGDDDAITNMAGKWLASHRRDRFFALVYLLDPHAPYAPQRISSRTRRIAASHRADIAALTQIRPGLLSPAESGTLTAGEVAVLHSLYEDEIREADARVGQLLAALDDRTVVVVLADHGEAWREHGTLGHSHDLNTETVHIPLILGTSGVAPGIVSRIVGTADVAPTLLALAGIEAPGLDGCSLLHQPSVTRHVTSTFARGEVTYGIIGDSITALHRETTAAAKPARPALDRETAEALSAIGYVAH; encoded by the coding sequence GTGAACAAGCGCGTGTTCGCAGCCAGCCTTGTTGTCCTTGGACTCCTCGCGGTCGGCTCGGACCGCTATCTTCGCTGGTCTTCGCGCCCGCTGCCTCGCCCGATGCGTTTCGTCCTCATCGTCGTTGACTCGCTCCGCGCCGACCACTTGGGCTGCTACGGACACACCGGCAACCTCACGCCCAACATGGACGCGCTGGCGGAAAGAAGTCTCCGGTTCGACAACGCCATCGCCGCAGGGCCGTCTACCCTCATTTCCAACCGCGCGCTCCTGACCGGCCTTCATCCCGACCGAGTGATTGACCGGGAGAACGAAGGCCTGCGCGCGAGCGCCGTCAGCCTTGCGGAGCGTTTCGCGGCAAGCGGCTATCAGACCGCCGCCTTCTCCACTCATCCCCACATCACCAACCGCTTCGGCTTCGCGCAGGGCTTTCAGTCGTTCGTGTTTCGCGGCGGCGATGACGACGCGATAACCAACATGGCAGGCAAATGGCTTGCCTCCCACCGGAGGGATCGGTTCTTTGCCCTCGTCTATCTGCTCGACCCTCATGCGCCGTATGCCCCGCAGCGTATCAGCAGCAGGACGCGGCGGATTGCGGCGAGTCACCGTGCGGACATTGCCGCATTGACCCAGATCCGCCCTGGCCTTCTATCACCTGCGGAATCGGGCACTCTCACGGCGGGCGAGGTCGCCGTTCTACACTCGCTCTACGAGGACGAAATCCGAGAAGCCGACGCTCGCGTCGGGCAGCTTCTCGCCGCACTTGACGACCGGACGGTCGTCGTCGTCCTCGCCGACCACGGCGAAGCGTGGAGGGAACACGGCACGCTCGGTCATTCCCATGACCTCAACACGGAAACCGTCCACATACCGCTGATCCTCGGCACGTCGGGCGTTGCGCCCGGTATCGTCTCCCGCATCGTCGGCACGGCCGATGTCGCACCGACCCTGTTGGCCCTCGCCGGAATCGAAGCGCCCGGACTCGACGGTTGTTCGCTCTTGCATCAACCAAGCGTCACCCGCCATGTGACTTCGACCTTCGCCCGCGGCGAAGTGACCTATGGCATCATCGGCGACAGCATTACCGCACTGCACCGAGAGACCACCGCCGCCGCCAAGCCAGCTCGCCCGGCGCTCGACCGCGAAACAGCCGAGGCTCTTTCCGCTATCGGCTATGTGGCCCATTGA
- a CDS encoding sulfatase has protein sequence MLAASLVALGLLAVALDRHLRSPPPPLPRPTRFVLIVVDALRADHLGCYGHPGKLTPNMDALAARGVRFENLFSAAPETLQSNAALFTGCLPSYSCDRVKFRLWLDIPTFVEHLREAGFRTAAFSAQPRISPNFGFGRGFDLFLMWPLDDDSATGSCIRWLKRQTSGKSFALLYLLDPHSPYRPRRTSDASRVMLARPNVRPQIADGAIWDHAADLSIVEKPVTDGQYSRPELDALHSLYCDEIRDADERIGRVIAAVGANAVVFLIADHGEGWTYPGALTHSSSLHPDVTKVPFIIAGPQITPTVRRDLAGTCDVAPTVLALADATPLPKTRGRNVLGEHVARRSAIIAEKGPWCAVYTADRALVSTEETNTFIALSPNASRANDNGMVALAIAHKRTMRTNAQYVRPGRPILLQKATVEQLRSLGYVAE, from the coding sequence GTGCTCGCGGCCAGCCTTGTTGCGCTTGGACTCCTCGCGGTCGCTCTCGACCGCCATTTGCGTTCGCCTCCGCCGCCTCTCCCTCGCCCGACGCGTTTCGTCCTCATCGTCGTGGACGCCCTCCGCGCCGACCATCTGGGCTGCTACGGGCACCCCGGCAAGCTGACGCCCAACATGGACGCACTCGCAGCGCGAGGTGTGCGTTTTGAGAACCTCTTTTCCGCCGCGCCCGAAACCCTGCAGTCCAACGCCGCCCTGTTCACCGGTTGCCTCCCGTCGTACTCGTGCGACCGAGTGAAATTCCGGCTGTGGCTCGACATCCCGACATTCGTAGAACACTTACGCGAAGCAGGATTTCGCACAGCCGCCTTCTCTGCTCAGCCGCGCATCAGCCCGAACTTCGGCTTCGGCCGAGGGTTCGACCTGTTCCTTATGTGGCCGCTCGACGATGACTCGGCGACAGGTTCCTGTATCCGCTGGTTGAAGCGGCAGACGAGCGGAAAGAGTTTCGCCCTGCTTTACCTGCTTGACCCGCATAGCCCGTACAGGCCGCGGCGCACCTCGGACGCCTCGCGGGTAATGCTTGCGCGCCCCAACGTGCGACCGCAGATTGCCGATGGCGCGATATGGGACCACGCCGCCGACCTCTCCATCGTTGAAAAGCCGGTAACGGACGGTCAATACTCGCGGCCCGAACTGGACGCGCTGCATAGCCTGTATTGTGACGAAATCCGCGATGCCGACGAGCGTATCGGGCGCGTCATCGCAGCCGTCGGTGCGAACGCCGTGGTCTTCCTCATCGCCGATCATGGGGAAGGTTGGACCTACCCCGGAGCTCTCACCCATAGCAGTAGCCTGCACCCCGATGTGACAAAGGTGCCCTTCATCATTGCTGGCCCGCAGATTACGCCCACCGTTCGCCGCGACCTCGCGGGGACGTGTGACGTTGCGCCGACGGTGTTGGCACTTGCCGATGCGACACCGCTTCCGAAGACCCGCGGCAGGAATGTCCTCGGTGAACACGTAGCCCGTCGCTCCGCCATCATCGCCGAGAAAGGCCCGTGGTGTGCAGTCTATACCGCTGATCGGGCGCTGGTCTCGACCGAAGAGACGAACACCTTTATCGCCCTTTCCCCCAATGCCAGCCGCGCAAATGACAACGGCATGGTCGCGCTCGCCATTGCCCACAAGCGCACCATGAGAACGAACGCGCAGTATGTCCGACCAGGTCGTCCGATCTTGCTCCAGAAGGCGACCGTCGAGCAACTGCGTTCTCTAGGATACGTCGCCGAATAA
- a CDS encoding alpha/beta hydrolase translates to MRPRIVLAIVPLLLVVGAVATLQRHRSPHPFRVAIEMDVSYGPHVSNLYDHFQPVGAKGDPLVIVIHGGGTSGSTRADRWATAFCRALAADGIEAWSVDYRGAPDAQWPAQVDDCCAAICHARKLGHREVFLLGLCVGGWFGCAAAREQRVEGIITIAAPLVTPDWDHRLRGRILGDVSPTDASPFHHLPPSEPPLLLIHGTDDETVPFTHAVSMQGRAEAADRDVSLLTLDGFRHNEPPERLVPASYPAIYRWLQDHSAALGIR, encoded by the coding sequence ATGAGACCACGGATTGTCCTGGCCATCGTGCCGCTTCTGCTGGTTGTCGGCGCCGTCGCGACTCTGCAGCGCCACCGATCGCCGCATCCTTTCCGCGTCGCCATTGAGATGGATGTGTCCTACGGCCCACACGTCAGCAACCTTTACGACCATTTCCAGCCTGTCGGCGCCAAGGGCGACCCGCTCGTCATCGTCATTCACGGCGGCGGCACCTCCGGTAGCACCAGAGCCGACCGCTGGGCCACGGCGTTCTGCCGCGCCCTCGCCGCCGACGGCATCGAAGCGTGGAGCGTTGACTACAGAGGCGCGCCCGATGCGCAATGGCCCGCCCAGGTCGATGACTGCTGCGCCGCGATCTGCCACGCTCGCAAGCTGGGCCACCGCGAAGTCTTCCTTCTCGGCCTCTGCGTGGGCGGTTGGTTCGGTTGCGCCGCGGCGCGCGAGCAAAGAGTCGAGGGCATCATCACCATCGCGGCTCCGCTCGTCACGCCCGACTGGGACCACCGCCTTCGCGGTAGGATACTCGGCGATGTGTCGCCCACCGATGCATCCCCGTTTCACCATCTGCCGCCCAGCGAACCGCCGCTGCTGCTCATTCACGGCACCGACGATGAGACGGTCCCGTTCACCCACGCCGTGTCCATGCAGGGCCGCGCTGAAGCTGCTGACCGCGATGTGAGTCTTCTCACGCTTGACGGCTTCCGTCACAACGAGCCGCCCGAACGACTCGTTCCCGCGTCCTACCCGGCCATCTACCGCTGGCTCCAAGATCACAGCGCAGCGCTCGGGATCCGATAG